In one window of Rhodoglobus vestalii DNA:
- a CDS encoding glycosyltransferase family 4 protein gives MRVAIVSESFLPTVNGVTNSVRKVLDYLSAHGHQAIVICPAAGAPSTYGGFRVHSVPALAYRQFPVGLPNPQVHRLLSGFQPDVVHAAAPFMLGAQAIASANRLGIPTVAIFQTDVAGYARRNHLGPATKLAWRIVRWIHDGAQLTLAPSSTAMSDLQEIGLTRLQRWGRGVDLTMYHPAKKLSWATVKLRKRLAPQGEVVVGYVGRIAPEKQVERLRALHGLTGVRVVIVGDGPAVPSVTRALAGIPVTWLGKLSGEDLATAYAACDVFVHTGTEETFGQTIQEAHSAGLPVVAPRSGGPIDLVDHGTNGFLYEPDNEDQLRAYVEALTIDRELRTRMGEAGRRAVLGKSWDGVCTQLLHHYDATIAAFSADTAHSLVLKTQRGEKLPR, from the coding sequence TTGCGGGTCGCCATCGTTAGTGAGAGCTTTCTGCCCACCGTTAATGGAGTCACGAACAGCGTTCGGAAGGTTCTCGACTATCTGAGCGCTCACGGCCATCAGGCGATCGTGATTTGCCCGGCCGCTGGTGCACCCAGCACCTATGGTGGCTTCAGGGTTCATTCGGTGCCGGCGTTGGCCTACCGCCAATTTCCGGTGGGACTCCCCAACCCACAGGTTCATCGGCTGCTTTCCGGCTTTCAACCCGATGTGGTGCACGCCGCCGCACCGTTCATGCTCGGAGCGCAAGCCATTGCTTCAGCCAACCGGCTCGGCATCCCTACCGTGGCAATCTTTCAGACGGATGTAGCGGGATACGCCCGCCGCAATCACCTAGGTCCGGCCACGAAACTGGCGTGGCGAATCGTGCGCTGGATTCACGACGGTGCCCAACTCACTCTCGCACCCTCGAGCACCGCCATGTCAGACCTGCAAGAAATCGGCCTCACCAGACTGCAACGTTGGGGCCGCGGTGTTGATCTCACGATGTATCACCCGGCAAAAAAACTGTCTTGGGCGACAGTCAAGCTTCGCAAACGGCTCGCGCCTCAGGGGGAAGTCGTGGTCGGCTACGTCGGCCGCATAGCACCCGAGAAACAGGTGGAGCGCCTTCGAGCACTACATGGGCTCACGGGAGTGCGGGTGGTAATCGTTGGTGACGGCCCAGCCGTGCCTTCTGTCACCAGAGCTCTTGCCGGCATCCCGGTTACGTGGCTCGGTAAATTGAGCGGTGAAGACTTAGCCACGGCCTACGCTGCGTGTGATGTTTTTGTGCACACCGGCACAGAGGAGACCTTCGGCCAGACGATTCAGGAGGCGCACTCAGCGGGGCTCCCGGTCGTGGCGCCGCGCTCTGGTGGCCCGATTGACCTGGTTGATCATGGCACAAACGGCTTCCTCTATGAGCCCGACAATGAGGACCAGCTTCGCGCCTACGTTGAAGCGCTCACTATCGACCGCGAACTGCGGACCAGAATGGGTGAAGCCGGCCGACGCGCGGTTCTCGGTAAATCGTGGGACGGTGTCTGCACCCAACTACTGCACCACTACGACGCGACCATCGCCGCCTTCTCTGCCGACACGGCGCACTCGCTGGTGCTGAAGACGCAGCGTGGTGAAAAGCTTCCCCGATGA
- the ptsP gene encoding phosphoenolpyruvate--protein phosphotransferase → MELQGVGVGRSVAVGKVVRMPDPLPEPKDARHSGDAAAEKAAAAAALTFVAADLRARAEKADAEATEVLNATALMAEDPSVLDSVNEIVDGGKTAERAVFEAFGQFREMLISLGGMMAERASDLSDVSQRVVARLRGVAAPGVPQREEPFVLVADDLAPADTALLELDKVLALVTRQGGPTSHTAILARSKAIPAIMGVAEALDLADDTLVIVDAAAGTVTTDPSDEQRVAAEARIAELAAAANAPITDGALADGTLVPLLANLGTPAEAAQAVELGAEGVGLFRTELMFLDAKTAPTVEEQTAEYTELLKHFPGKKVVVRALDAGADKPLSFMDMGEEVNPALGQRGLRSLRANENILRDQLTALVNAQNATDADLWVMAPMVSDAEETEYFVALGRELGLTTVGVMAEIPSLAVLADQVAERSDFVSIGSNDLTQYTLAADRMLGTLAKFQDPWHPAVLRLVKMLGDAGAAAGKPVGVCGEAAADPQLAVVLVGLGVTSLSMTPQALADVRAELKTVTLEQAKARAAAAINATTGPTAREAAVQAS, encoded by the coding sequence ATGGAACTTCAGGGTGTCGGGGTTGGACGATCAGTTGCCGTTGGGAAGGTCGTGCGCATGCCCGATCCGCTCCCGGAACCGAAGGATGCGCGCCACTCTGGCGATGCCGCTGCAGAAAAAGCAGCAGCCGCCGCTGCGTTGACATTCGTGGCTGCCGACCTCCGCGCGCGGGCAGAGAAGGCGGATGCCGAAGCCACCGAGGTCTTGAATGCTACGGCTCTGATGGCGGAAGACCCTTCCGTTCTCGACAGCGTCAATGAGATTGTCGACGGCGGCAAAACTGCCGAGCGCGCCGTGTTCGAGGCATTCGGCCAGTTTAGGGAGATGCTCATTTCGTTGGGCGGAATGATGGCGGAGCGCGCCTCAGACCTCAGCGATGTTAGCCAGCGCGTTGTTGCTCGCCTCCGTGGTGTTGCTGCCCCCGGTGTGCCTCAGCGTGAAGAGCCGTTTGTGCTCGTGGCTGATGACCTCGCGCCCGCCGATACCGCTCTGCTCGAACTCGACAAGGTGCTCGCCCTCGTCACCCGTCAGGGTGGCCCGACGAGCCACACCGCAATCCTTGCGCGTTCCAAGGCGATCCCCGCGATCATGGGTGTTGCTGAAGCTCTCGACCTCGCCGATGACACCCTGGTGATTGTGGATGCCGCAGCCGGCACCGTCACGACTGACCCCAGCGACGAGCAGCGCGTCGCCGCAGAAGCCCGCATCGCGGAACTTGCCGCTGCAGCCAACGCGCCCATCACTGATGGGGCGCTCGCCGACGGGACTCTCGTTCCCTTGCTCGCTAATCTTGGAACCCCCGCTGAAGCAGCCCAGGCTGTTGAGTTGGGCGCCGAGGGAGTCGGACTTTTCCGCACCGAGTTGATGTTCCTCGACGCTAAGACGGCTCCGACGGTGGAGGAACAGACCGCTGAATACACGGAGCTGCTCAAACATTTTCCGGGTAAGAAGGTTGTTGTTCGTGCTCTCGATGCTGGCGCCGACAAACCCCTCAGCTTCATGGACATGGGCGAAGAGGTCAACCCTGCTCTCGGCCAGCGCGGGTTGCGCTCACTGCGCGCCAACGAGAATATCCTTCGTGACCAGCTCACCGCTCTTGTCAACGCCCAAAATGCCACGGACGCCGACCTCTGGGTGATGGCCCCGATGGTGTCGGATGCCGAAGAGACCGAATACTTCGTCGCCCTCGGCCGCGAACTGGGCCTCACCACCGTCGGGGTGATGGCGGAGATCCCGTCGCTCGCTGTCCTCGCTGATCAGGTTGCCGAGCGCAGTGACTTCGTCTCGATTGGCTCCAACGACCTCACCCAGTACACGTTGGCGGCAGACCGAATGCTCGGCACCCTGGCCAAATTCCAGGACCCGTGGCACCCCGCAGTGCTCCGTCTCGTAAAGATGCTCGGTGACGCCGGAGCCGCAGCAGGGAAGCCTGTCGGTGTCTGCGGTGAAGCTGCCGCTGACCCGCAGTTGGCCGTGGTGCTTGTTGGGTTGGGCGTGACAAGTCTGTCGATGACGCCTCAGGCGCTCGCCGACGTGCGTGCCGAACTCAAGACGGTAACTCTTGAGCAGGCCAAAGCACGGGCGGCAGCGGCCATCAATGCCACGACGGGCCCCACAGCCCGTGAGGCTGCTGTTCAGGCGAGTTAG
- the sdhA gene encoding succinate dehydrogenase flavoprotein subunit produces MNNTGDIADGTVIDGVHYHQFDIVIVGAGGAGMRAAIEAGPHAKTAVISKLYPTRSHTGAAQGGMAAALANVEDDNWEWHTYDTVKGGDYLVDQDAAEILAKEAIDAVIDLENMGLPFNRTEDGKIDQRRFGGHTREHGKAPVRRSCYAADRTGHMILQTLYQNCVKLGINFFNEFYVLDMVMTEVDGVEQPSGVVAYELSTGELHVFQSKAIIFATGGFGKIFKTTSNAHTLTGDGVGIIWRKGLPLEDMEFFQFHPTGLAGLGILLSEAARGEGAILRNVDGERFMERYTPTLKDLAPRDIVARSMATEIREGRGAGPGKDYLFLDITHLEPAVIDEKLPDITEFARTYLGVEPYTEPVPVLPTAHYAMGGIPTNVEAEVLRNNTDVVKGLYAAGECACVSVHGSNRLGTNSLLDINVFGKRAGKSAVKYVENAEFVPLPENPAGGVKRILDMVRAGDGTERIAVIRKELQESMDRNAQIFRTDESLEEVTQLIQKLRLRYKNIQLHDKGKRFNTDLLEAVELGFLLDLAEVLVFSARSRKESRGGHMREDYPERDDENYLVHTMAYLTGDPESEEAGEHIRLDWKPVVITNYPPMERKY; encoded by the coding sequence ATGAATAACACGGGCGATATCGCCGACGGAACCGTCATCGATGGAGTCCACTACCACCAGTTCGACATTGTGATCGTTGGCGCCGGAGGCGCCGGCATGCGCGCGGCGATTGAAGCCGGGCCGCACGCCAAGACGGCCGTGATCTCCAAGCTCTACCCCACCCGCTCCCACACCGGAGCGGCGCAGGGCGGAATGGCCGCAGCGCTAGCGAACGTCGAGGATGACAACTGGGAGTGGCACACCTACGACACCGTCAAGGGCGGCGACTACCTGGTTGACCAGGACGCCGCCGAGATCCTCGCCAAAGAGGCAATCGATGCCGTGATCGACCTCGAAAACATGGGCCTGCCGTTCAACCGCACCGAAGACGGCAAAATCGACCAGCGTCGTTTTGGTGGCCACACCCGTGAACACGGCAAAGCCCCGGTTCGTCGCTCCTGCTACGCCGCCGACCGCACCGGCCACATGATCCTGCAGACCCTGTACCAAAACTGCGTCAAGCTCGGCATCAACTTCTTCAACGAGTTCTACGTACTCGACATGGTCATGACCGAGGTCGACGGCGTCGAACAGCCCTCCGGTGTTGTGGCATACGAACTTTCCACCGGCGAACTACACGTCTTCCAATCAAAAGCGATCATCTTCGCAACCGGCGGATTCGGCAAGATCTTCAAGACCACATCCAACGCTCACACCCTCACCGGTGACGGCGTCGGAATCATCTGGCGCAAGGGTCTGCCGCTTGAGGACATGGAGTTCTTCCAATTCCATCCCACCGGTTTGGCCGGCCTCGGCATCCTGCTCTCCGAAGCGGCCCGAGGCGAAGGCGCGATCCTGCGCAACGTCGACGGTGAGCGCTTCATGGAGCGCTACACACCGACGCTGAAAGATCTTGCACCGCGTGACATCGTGGCGCGATCGATGGCTACCGAGATTCGCGAAGGCCGTGGAGCCGGCCCCGGCAAGGACTACCTGTTCCTCGATATCACCCACCTTGAGCCGGCAGTAATCGACGAGAAGCTTCCCGATATTACCGAATTCGCCCGCACCTACTTGGGCGTCGAGCCGTACACCGAACCCGTACCCGTGCTGCCGACCGCGCACTACGCCATGGGTGGCATCCCGACCAACGTTGAAGCTGAAGTGCTGCGCAACAACACGGATGTCGTCAAGGGCCTCTACGCGGCCGGCGAGTGCGCGTGCGTGTCTGTTCACGGTTCCAACCGTTTGGGAACGAACTCGCTCCTCGACATCAACGTCTTTGGAAAGCGTGCCGGAAAATCGGCCGTCAAATACGTTGAGAATGCCGAATTCGTACCGCTGCCCGAAAACCCTGCCGGTGGTGTCAAGCGCATTCTCGACATGGTTCGTGCCGGTGATGGCACCGAGCGGATCGCTGTGATCCGCAAGGAGTTGCAAGAGTCGATGGATCGCAACGCGCAGATCTTCCGCACCGATGAGAGCCTCGAAGAGGTTACTCAACTGATCCAGAAGCTGCGCCTACGCTACAAGAACATTCAGCTGCACGACAAGGGCAAGCGGTTCAATACCGACCTGCTTGAGGCCGTCGAGTTGGGCTTCTTGCTCGACCTCGCCGAAGTACTTGTGTTTTCTGCGCGGTCACGTAAAGAAAGCCGTGGTGGCCACATGCGGGAGGACTACCCTGAACGTGACGACGAGAACTACCTCGTGCACACGATGGCGTACCTCACGGGCGACCCAGAATCAGAAGAGGCGGGTGAACACATCCGACTCGACTGGAAGCCGGTCGTGATCACCAACTACCCGCCGATGGAGAGAAAGTACTAA
- a CDS encoding succinate dehydrogenase iron-sulfur subunit has protein sequence MSTAVADQKPAAPAAVPTFTATLVIRRFDPDVDDEPRWEDFDVELYETDRVLDALHKIKWETDGSLTFRRSCAHGVCGSDAMRINGRNRLACKTLVKDLDISKPIYVEAIKGLPLEKDLIVDMEPFFDSYKEINPFLMAGAVKGGKERKQSPVERARFDDTTKCILCAACTSACPVFWTDGQYFGPAAIVNAHRFIFDSRDEGAGVRLDILNDKEGVWRCRTTFNCTDACPRGIQVTQAIAEVKQAILKGRP, from the coding sequence ATGAGCACCGCCGTCGCTGACCAAAAACCCGCCGCACCCGCGGCCGTCCCCACCTTCACTGCCACACTCGTCATCCGCCGTTTCGATCCGGATGTTGATGACGAGCCGCGCTGGGAAGATTTTGACGTTGAGCTGTACGAGACCGATCGCGTTCTCGACGCCCTCCACAAGATCAAATGGGAAACCGATGGGTCACTGACCTTCCGCCGCTCCTGCGCGCACGGCGTGTGTGGTTCAGATGCCATGCGCATCAACGGCCGCAACCGTCTTGCCTGCAAGACCCTGGTCAAGGATCTCGATATCTCGAAGCCGATCTACGTTGAAGCAATCAAGGGTCTTCCGCTTGAGAAGGATCTGATCGTCGATATGGAGCCGTTCTTCGACTCCTATAAGGAGATCAACCCCTTCCTGATGGCTGGTGCCGTCAAGGGTGGTAAGGAGCGCAAGCAGAGCCCTGTTGAGCGTGCACGCTTCGATGACACCACGAAGTGCATCCTGTGTGCGGCGTGCACGTCGGCCTGCCCCGTGTTCTGGACTGACGGACAGTACTTCGGTCCCGCCGCCATCGTGAACGCGCACCGCTTCATCTTCGATTCGCGCGATGAGGGCGCGGGCGTTCGCCTCGACATCCTCAATGACAAAGAGGGTGTGTGGCGCTGCCGCACCACCTTCAACTGCACCGACGCCTGCCCCCGCGGCATCCAAGTCACCCAGGCGATTGCCGAAGTGAAGCAGGCAATCCTTAAGGGACGGCCGTAG
- a CDS encoding succinate dehydrogenase hydrophobic membrane anchor subunit yields MSLIEAPRTPTPTRGRRTGGVNWEKWGWIYMRASGVVLVVLIFGHLFVNLFAGEGVKAIDFAFVGGKLSDPFWKVWDGLMLWLALLHGGNGMRTLVNDYATNPKVRQVLLIGIAASTAILILLGTLVITTFDPCPAGANPALLPSFCEAQ; encoded by the coding sequence ATGAGTCTCATCGAAGCTCCCCGCACCCCCACCCCCACCCGCGGCCGCCGCACCGGCGGCGTCAACTGGGAAAAATGGGGATGGATCTACATGCGTGCTTCTGGCGTGGTTCTGGTGGTTCTCATCTTCGGCCATCTTTTTGTGAACCTCTTCGCTGGCGAAGGCGTCAAAGCAATTGATTTCGCATTCGTTGGAGGAAAACTCTCCGATCCGTTCTGGAAAGTCTGGGACGGCCTCATGCTGTGGCTCGCGCTGCTGCACGGTGGCAACGGAATGCGCACCCTCGTCAACGACTACGCAACCAACCCCAAGGTGCGCCAGGTTCTCCTGATTGGCATCGCCGCTTCCACGGCAATTCTGATCCTCCTAGGAACCCTCGTGATCACCACCTTCGACCCCTGCCCAGCCGGAGCTAACCCAGCTCTGCTCCCCAGCTTCTGTGAGGCACAGTAA
- a CDS encoding YihY/virulence factor BrkB family protein → MQIAERLKPVVEWVMGLRPVRVFLHYADKLGPILAFGLSYQAIFAVFAALWVAFAVAGFVVQGDPALLDAVYSFISTNIPGLIGDGDGNGAISRETLADSQVLGITGAIAAVGLAFTALGWIASGRSAIRSMFGLENSETNFLFLKLKDAGLAIGFGLAVLASAALSVASTAALDWVLGLVSINEDSLAARTASQIIVVAIVFVLDAATLGVFYRVISGIKIPFRLLAQGTIIAALALGALKFGGSFLLEGATRNPLLASFAVIIGLLIWFNLICQIILIGSAWIAISADDADVEIGGNKLDPDAERVVTGGETIVHKAR, encoded by the coding sequence ATGCAGATTGCAGAACGTCTCAAGCCGGTCGTCGAGTGGGTCATGGGCCTACGCCCCGTGCGAGTCTTTTTGCACTACGCCGACAAGCTCGGGCCGATTTTAGCTTTTGGGCTCTCGTATCAGGCAATCTTCGCCGTCTTCGCGGCCCTCTGGGTGGCGTTCGCGGTGGCGGGATTTGTTGTGCAGGGCGATCCGGCATTACTCGACGCCGTCTATAGCTTCATCTCAACCAACATTCCCGGGCTCATCGGCGACGGCGACGGCAACGGCGCGATCTCTCGCGAAACACTTGCGGACTCGCAGGTGCTCGGTATTACGGGTGCGATCGCCGCCGTCGGTTTGGCGTTTACTGCGCTGGGTTGGATCGCCTCGGGTCGCAGCGCGATCCGTTCCATGTTCGGGCTCGAGAACTCAGAGACCAACTTTTTGTTCCTGAAGCTGAAAGATGCTGGGCTTGCAATCGGTTTTGGACTTGCCGTGCTGGCTTCTGCTGCACTGTCGGTGGCCAGCACCGCTGCTCTCGACTGGGTGCTCGGCCTGGTCTCAATCAATGAAGATTCTCTGGCCGCCCGCACGGCCAGTCAGATCATTGTTGTGGCAATCGTGTTCGTTCTCGATGCGGCAACACTGGGCGTGTTTTATCGCGTCATTTCGGGAATAAAGATTCCGTTTAGGCTGCTCGCGCAGGGAACCATTATCGCCGCGCTCGCACTCGGTGCCCTCAAGTTCGGCGGAAGTTTTCTGCTCGAGGGCGCAACGCGCAACCCCCTTCTGGCCTCATTTGCGGTGATTATCGGTCTGCTGATCTGGTTCAACCTGATCTGTCAGATCATCCTCATTGGTTCGGCGTGGATCGCAATTTCTGCTGATGACGCCGACGTGGAGATTGGCGGAAACAAGCTCGACCCGGACGCCGAGCGGGTGGTCACGGGCGGCGAAACCATCGTCCATAAGGCTCGATAG
- a CDS encoding BMP family lipoprotein, with amino-acid sequence MRISTHGRTLSGMALVATSALVLAGCAAAPEESGDESGEALDFLPCMVSDAGGFDDKSFNQLGYEGLEAGANELGVDFLTVESTSDADYAPNIESLIAEGCDLIFTVGFNLSAATVEFATANPEIKFAIVDDAADNDFDGAVDADNIKPILFNTADAAFLAGYAAASYSESGVVGTYGGMNFPTVSIFMDGAAQGVDYYNSEKGTAVKLLGWDQAAQDGTFIGSFAPGTDSRAAAQNLIDQDADVLLPVGGPIFQSAVEAIRDSGANIAVIGVDADLTETEPSAADLFLTSILKQISVAVEDVVMEASAGSLDTTPYVGTLENGGVGIAPFHEFESMVDGELEAELVTVKDGIISGDIAVESYLN; translated from the coding sequence TTGAGAATCAGCACTCACGGCCGCACACTCAGCGGCATGGCGCTCGTGGCAACGAGCGCACTCGTACTCGCCGGTTGCGCCGCAGCACCCGAAGAGTCCGGAGACGAATCGGGCGAAGCGCTCGACTTCCTTCCCTGCATGGTTTCTGACGCCGGCGGGTTCGATGACAAGTCGTTCAACCAGCTCGGTTATGAAGGACTTGAGGCTGGAGCGAACGAGCTCGGCGTCGACTTCCTCACCGTTGAGTCGACCAGCGACGCAGACTACGCCCCGAACATCGAGAGCCTCATCGCTGAGGGCTGCGACCTGATCTTCACGGTCGGGTTCAACCTCTCCGCTGCAACGGTCGAGTTTGCTACCGCAAACCCCGAGATCAAGTTCGCGATCGTTGATGACGCGGCCGACAACGACTTTGACGGTGCTGTGGACGCAGACAACATCAAGCCGATTCTCTTCAACACCGCTGACGCCGCATTCCTCGCGGGCTACGCCGCAGCGAGCTACTCGGAGTCGGGCGTTGTCGGAACCTATGGCGGAATGAACTTCCCGACCGTCTCGATCTTCATGGATGGCGCAGCCCAGGGTGTTGACTACTACAACTCCGAAAAGGGTACAGCAGTCAAGCTCCTCGGTTGGGATCAGGCAGCACAGGACGGAACGTTCATCGGTAGCTTTGCTCCCGGAACCGACTCTCGTGCAGCAGCACAGAACCTGATCGACCAGGATGCAGATGTACTTCTGCCCGTTGGTGGTCCGATCTTCCAGAGCGCGGTCGAAGCAATTCGTGACTCCGGTGCGAACATCGCAGTGATCGGCGTCGACGCTGACCTGACCGAAACCGAGCCATCTGCTGCAGATCTCTTCCTCACCTCGATTCTTAAGCAGATCAGTGTTGCTGTTGAAGACGTCGTCATGGAAGCATCTGCGGGATCGCTCGACACCACCCCCTACGTGGGAACTCTCGAAAACGGTGGAGTCGGTATCGCACCGTTCCACGAGTTCGAGTCGATGGTTGATGGCGAACTCGAGGCTGAGCTCGTCACCGTAAAGGATGGCATCATCTCCGGCGACATCGCCGTAGAGTCCTACCTCAACTAG
- a CDS encoding mannose-1-phosphate guanylyltransferase, with product MSPHQVPFDNFYSVIPAGGIGSRLWPLSRADAPKFLHDLTGSGQTLLRDTWDRLVPISGADRIMVVTGRAHRAAVESQLPELSDPNIVLESEPKDSSAAIGLAAAILLKRDPNVVIGSFAADHVIRDIRGFRRSVREAIAVANAGFIAAIGITPSEPTIGFGYIHCGKAIDIDDAPSAVSVESFVEKPDFETAQAYLASGDYLWNGGMFISRADVLLEQLGRAEPELLAGLTELAEVWDTPVRDAVVDRVWPQLSKIAIDYTVAEPAAAEGRLVVVPGDFDWDDVGDFASIAKLHSGGRKSDLAILGENARVLADKSTGVVISQTGRLISLIGVNDIVVVDTPDALLVTTTANAQRVKSVVDALKISGRNDVL from the coding sequence ATGAGTCCACATCAGGTCCCGTTTGACAATTTTTATAGCGTGATCCCCGCCGGCGGAATCGGATCACGGCTGTGGCCACTCTCGCGAGCCGATGCGCCTAAGTTCTTGCATGACCTCACTGGTTCGGGTCAGACCCTTCTCCGTGACACCTGGGATCGCCTGGTGCCCATTTCTGGGGCCGACCGCATCATGGTTGTCACCGGGCGCGCGCACCGTGCTGCGGTAGAAAGCCAGCTTCCCGAACTCAGCGATCCAAATATCGTGCTCGAGAGTGAACCAAAAGATTCGTCAGCAGCGATCGGTCTCGCGGCGGCAATTTTGCTGAAGCGTGATCCGAATGTGGTTATCGGGTCGTTTGCTGCTGACCATGTGATCCGCGATATCCGAGGTTTTCGTCGCAGTGTGCGCGAGGCGATTGCGGTCGCGAACGCCGGTTTCATTGCCGCGATTGGGATCACCCCGTCGGAGCCCACAATCGGGTTTGGTTACATTCACTGCGGGAAGGCTATTGACATCGACGATGCTCCCAGCGCCGTTTCTGTGGAGTCGTTCGTAGAGAAGCCCGACTTTGAGACCGCGCAGGCGTACCTGGCCAGCGGCGATTACCTCTGGAACGGCGGCATGTTTATTTCCCGTGCCGATGTTCTGCTCGAGCAACTGGGCAGAGCAGAACCAGAACTGCTCGCCGGGTTAACCGAACTTGCTGAGGTGTGGGACACGCCAGTTCGGGATGCTGTGGTCGACCGCGTCTGGCCGCAGTTGTCGAAGATCGCCATTGACTACACCGTTGCCGAGCCTGCTGCAGCGGAGGGTCGGCTCGTGGTTGTGCCGGGAGACTTTGACTGGGATGACGTTGGTGACTTCGCCTCGATCGCAAAATTGCACTCGGGTGGTCGCAAATCTGACCTAGCAATCTTGGGTGAAAACGCGCGTGTGCTTGCCGACAAATCTACCGGTGTCGTGATCAGTCAGACAGGCCGTCTGATTTCTCTCATTGGGGTGAATGACATCGTTGTGGTCGATACTCCCGATGCTTTGTTGGTTACCACGACCGCAAACGCTCAGCGCGTCAAATCTGTGGTGGATGCGCTCAAAATCTCGGGTCGAAACGACGTCTTGTGA
- the sdhC gene encoding succinate dehydrogenase, cytochrome b556 subunit produces the protein MPENSASNLVAEPKSVPKIRAPKRPAGTLYRGNVGMWSWVLHRITGVALYFFLLVHILDTALVRVSPEAYNIVIESYKTPLMGIGEIVLVAAIGFHAINGLRIILIDFWAFGAKHHVTMFWVVVSIWLVLLIGFVPRHLMHVFGG, from the coding sequence GTGCCAGAGAACTCGGCGAGTAACTTAGTGGCGGAGCCGAAGTCTGTCCCCAAGATTCGCGCACCCAAGAGACCAGCGGGCACCCTGTACCGCGGCAATGTAGGTATGTGGTCGTGGGTACTGCATCGGATCACCGGTGTTGCCCTCTACTTCTTCCTCCTCGTACACATTCTCGACACCGCGCTGGTTCGTGTCAGCCCTGAGGCTTACAACATCGTTATTGAGTCGTACAAGACTCCCCTGATGGGTATCGGTGAAATCGTCTTGGTCGCCGCCATCGGATTCCACGCCATCAACGGGCTGCGGATCATCCTCATCGACTTCTGGGCATTCGGTGCCAAGCACCATGTCACCATGTTCTGGGTTGTCGTTAGCATCTGGCTGGTTCTGCTCATCGGATTCGTTCCCCGCCACCTAATGCACGTCTTTGGAGGTTGA
- a CDS encoding flavodoxin family protein gives MTTLKAVYINTTLKRSPEVSHTGGLIERSRVVLEKAGVSTTVIRAVDHNIAPGVYPDMREDGWEEDAWPELWPLINEAEILILAGPIWLGDQSSESRKIIERLYAHSGQTNDKGQYVFYGKVGGALVTGNEDGVKHVASNVLYSLQHIGYTIPPQADAGWIGAVGPGPSYLDEGSGGPESDFTNRNLTFMAHNLVHLATMLNANGGIPAEGNVPSEWNDGKRFGFEQNPEYR, from the coding sequence ATGACGACACTGAAAGCGGTATACATCAACACGACTCTCAAGCGCTCACCCGAAGTCAGCCACACCGGTGGCCTCATCGAACGCAGCAGGGTTGTACTCGAAAAGGCGGGCGTTTCTACAACAGTTATTCGTGCGGTCGACCACAACATCGCCCCCGGCGTCTACCCCGATATGCGAGAGGATGGCTGGGAAGAGGACGCCTGGCCCGAGCTGTGGCCCCTCATCAACGAGGCAGAGATCCTAATTTTGGCCGGGCCCATTTGGCTCGGCGACCAGTCATCAGAGTCGCGAAAAATCATCGAACGGCTTTACGCACACAGCGGTCAGACCAATGACAAAGGGCAGTACGTGTTCTACGGCAAGGTCGGGGGCGCGCTGGTGACCGGAAACGAAGATGGCGTCAAGCATGTTGCCTCCAACGTTCTCTACAGCCTGCAGCACATTGGCTATACGATTCCCCCGCAGGCGGATGCTGGATGGATCGGGGCGGTGGGCCCCGGTCCGAGTTACCTCGATGAGGGCTCCGGTGGGCCGGAGAGTGACTTCACAAACCGGAATCTGACCTTCATGGCTCACAACCTCGTCCATCTAGCAACGATGTTGAACGCCAACGGAGGAATTCCTGCCGAAGGCAATGTTCCATCCGAATGGAACGACGGAAAGCGCTTCGGGTTCGAACAGAACCCCGAATACCGCTAA